The Streptomyces sp. NBC_01689 genome includes a window with the following:
- a CDS encoding limonene-1,2-epoxide hydrolase family protein encodes MTNVSAAVVVRDFWENFGPTCDEAVATCKRLVHDVVAWESVLAEARPVNSLDDLVADLERARVELGAEGYHFEVKYLVEQEDIVLSQRIEKILDKDGKILLVFDVMAITRVVDGKISWNRDYFYNTQPGEWGRGEVA; translated from the coding sequence ATGACCAACGTATCGGCAGCAGTCGTGGTCCGGGATTTCTGGGAGAATTTCGGACCCACCTGCGATGAAGCTGTGGCCACCTGCAAAAGACTCGTTCACGACGTCGTGGCGTGGGAGTCGGTTCTCGCCGAGGCCAGACCCGTCAATTCCCTCGATGACTTGGTGGCCGACCTCGAGCGAGCCCGCGTGGAGCTGGGTGCAGAGGGTTACCACTTCGAGGTCAAGTACCTCGTCGAGCAGGAGGACATCGTCCTCAGCCAGCGGATCGAGAAGATCCTGGACAAGGACGGCAAGATCCTCCTTGTCTTCGACGTGATGGCGATCACGCGGGTGGTGGACGGCAAGATCAGCTGGAACCGCGACTACTTCTACAACACTCAGCCCGGTGAATGGGGCCGCGGCGAAGTCGCCTGA
- a CDS encoding zinc-binding dehydrogenase — protein MRAALMYGAGDVRVENVPDSAIKYPTDALVRITASCICGTDLWPYASMKPENGPARMGHEFIGIVEDTGSEVTTVKRGDLVVSPWAISDNTCAFCREGLHTSCSHPQANFWDEVAEEGGQAEAIRVPLADGTLVKLPVAADSALIPSLLTLSDVFATGYHGAVSGGVSERTRVTVIGDGAVGLMAVLSAKRLGAEQIILMGRHQGRTDLGREFGATDIVSARDEEGVEAVRELTGGHGAHVVVEAVGTKPAYEQALGIIRPGGTISRLGAPQYEEAPVGFGSLFRHNIRLAGGPSPVRAYIEELMPDVLDGTIQPGKVLDATTDLDGVPAGYQDMADRKSLKVLIKP, from the coding sequence ATGCGCGCAGCTCTCATGTACGGCGCCGGCGACGTCCGCGTCGAGAACGTCCCCGACTCCGCCATCAAGTACCCGACCGACGCCCTCGTCCGGATCACCGCATCCTGTATCTGCGGCACCGACCTGTGGCCGTATGCCTCGATGAAGCCCGAGAACGGTCCCGCCCGAATGGGACACGAGTTCATCGGTATCGTCGAGGACACCGGCTCGGAGGTGACCACCGTCAAGCGCGGCGACCTGGTCGTCTCCCCCTGGGCCATCTCCGACAACACCTGCGCCTTCTGCCGCGAGGGCCTGCACACCTCCTGTTCGCACCCTCAGGCGAACTTCTGGGACGAGGTGGCGGAGGAGGGCGGCCAGGCCGAGGCCATCCGTGTCCCGCTGGCCGACGGCACCCTCGTCAAGCTGCCCGTCGCCGCGGACTCGGCCCTCATCCCCTCCCTGCTGACGCTCTCCGACGTCTTCGCGACCGGATACCACGGTGCCGTGTCAGGCGGTGTCAGCGAGCGCACCCGCGTCACCGTGATCGGTGACGGAGCAGTCGGCCTCATGGCGGTCCTGTCCGCCAAGCGGCTGGGCGCCGAACAGATCATCCTCATGGGCCGCCACCAGGGCCGCACTGACCTGGGCCGCGAGTTCGGTGCCACCGACATCGTCTCCGCCCGGGACGAGGAAGGCGTCGAAGCGGTCCGCGAGCTGACCGGCGGGCACGGAGCGCATGTGGTCGTGGAGGCCGTCGGCACCAAGCCCGCCTACGAGCAGGCCCTCGGCATCATCCGCCCGGGCGGAACCATCAGCCGGCTCGGGGCGCCGCAGTACGAGGAGGCACCCGTCGGCTTCGGCAGCCTCTTCCGCCACAACATCCGGCTCGCCGGCGGCCCTTCGCCGGTCCGCGCCTACATCGAGGAACTGATGCCCGACGTCCTCGACGGCACGATCCAGCCCGGAAAGGTCCTCGACGCCACCACCGACCTCGACGGCGTCCCCGCCGGCTACCAGGACATGGCCGACCGCAAGAGCCTGAAGGTCCTCATCAAGCCCTGA
- a CDS encoding SDR family oxidoreductase, with protein MTTETSATTSTKPLAGRVAVVTGASSGIGEASAEHLASLGAKVAVLARRADRLDDLVARITKSGGTALAVTVDVTDAAAVQAAADRVEAELGDADLLFNNAGVMLPAPVEELRADQWQRQIDLNISGLMHVIGAFTPQLVRAAAERGVADLINTSSSAARNLYPTFAVYAATKAFVSHLSKHLRVELGPKKVRVSAIEPGIVGTELQSHVTDEGASAWLEGSKETIDWLRSEDIAQTVGFIASLPLRVNLPQVFIMPTAQPS; from the coding sequence ATGACTACCGAGACTTCTGCCACGACCTCCACCAAACCCCTGGCCGGCCGGGTGGCTGTGGTCACCGGCGCGTCGAGCGGTATCGGTGAGGCGTCGGCCGAGCACCTGGCATCGCTGGGCGCCAAGGTCGCCGTACTGGCCCGGCGCGCAGACCGCCTCGACGACCTCGTCGCCCGCATCACGAAGAGCGGCGGCACCGCGCTCGCGGTCACCGTCGACGTGACCGACGCCGCCGCCGTCCAGGCCGCCGCGGACCGCGTGGAGGCGGAGCTGGGGGACGCGGACCTGCTCTTCAACAACGCCGGCGTCATGCTCCCCGCACCCGTCGAGGAACTGCGCGCCGACCAGTGGCAGCGCCAGATCGACCTGAACATCTCCGGCCTGATGCACGTCATCGGAGCCTTCACCCCGCAACTGGTGCGGGCCGCCGCGGAGCGCGGCGTCGCCGACCTGATCAACACGTCGTCGAGTGCTGCGCGGAACCTCTACCCCACCTTCGCCGTCTACGCCGCCACCAAGGCGTTCGTCTCGCACCTGTCGAAGCACCTGCGGGTCGAGCTGGGCCCGAAGAAGGTGCGGGTCTCGGCGATCGAGCCGGGCATCGTGGGCACGGAGCTGCAGTCCCATGTCACCGACGAGGGCGCGAGCGCGTGGCTCGAGGGGTCGAAGGAGACCATCGACTGGCTCCGGTCGGAGGACATCGCGCAGACGGTCGGCTTCATCGCCTCCCTGCCGCTGCGGGTCAACCTCCCGCAGGTCTTCATCATGCCGACCGCCCAGCCCAGCTGA
- a CDS encoding helix-turn-helix transcriptional regulator, with protein MDRSREIADFLRTRRARITPESAGLPADGRARRVPGLRREEAARLAGVSTEYYTRLEQGRAARPSPEVVDALARALRLDAAEREHLTDLLARPGSRRAPVNPQRVRQGLHLMLRTLDHVPAFVIGRRTDVLASNRLARAVLTDFDTLPVPRRNLARYYLLDPEARERTGDWEQVACETVAMLRLEAGRCPGDRRLADLIGELTLNSPEFSTWWNDHRVLRHTHGAAHYWHPLVGDLHFSYEFMHLPGDDNQTLCVYLPEPDSATAESLRILSSWNASTTDTAPDPRPSAPGS; from the coding sequence ATGGACCGCAGCCGCGAGATCGCCGACTTCCTGCGCACCCGCCGTGCGCGGATCACCCCCGAGTCGGCGGGACTGCCCGCGGACGGACGCGCTCGCCGCGTCCCCGGCCTGCGCCGCGAGGAAGCCGCCCGCCTCGCGGGCGTGAGCACCGAGTACTACACCCGCCTCGAGCAGGGCAGGGCCGCCCGCCCCTCACCCGAGGTGGTCGACGCCCTGGCCCGCGCCCTGCGCCTGGACGCCGCCGAGCGCGAGCACCTCACCGACCTCCTCGCCCGCCCCGGCTCGCGACGCGCCCCGGTCAACCCACAGCGGGTCCGCCAGGGCCTGCACCTGATGCTGCGGACCCTCGACCATGTGCCCGCCTTCGTCATCGGCCGCCGCACCGACGTCCTTGCGTCCAACCGCCTCGCACGCGCCGTCCTCACCGACTTCGACACACTGCCCGTCCCCCGCCGCAACCTCGCCCGCTACTACCTCCTCGACCCCGAGGCCCGCGAGCGCACCGGCGACTGGGAGCAGGTCGCGTGCGAGACCGTGGCCATGCTGCGCCTGGAAGCGGGCCGCTGTCCCGGAGACCGCCGGCTCGCCGACCTGATCGGCGAACTGACCCTCAACTCGCCGGAGTTCAGCACCTGGTGGAACGACCACCGCGTCCTGCGCCACACCCACGGGGCCGCGCACTACTGGCACCCCCTCGTCGGCGACCTGCACTTCTCCTACGAGTTCATGCACCTGCCCGGCGATGACAACCAGACGCTGTGCGTCTACCTGCCCGAGCCGGACTCCGCCACAGCCGAATCCCTTCGCATCCTCAGCAGCTGGAACGCCTCCACGACCGACACCGCACCGGACCCCCGCCCGAGCGCTCCCGGCAGCTGA
- a CDS encoding TetR/AcrR family transcriptional regulator, producing the protein MPRSLRADARANHERLLEVAARAFAQEGTEASMKAIAAEAGVGIGTLYRRFPTREDLIEATYRNETDRLCASARRLLDEEAPRAALRAWMEAFVDYMLTKRGMADALPVILASREGLRLHSRDALGVAVTTLLEAGIAAGQVRRDAAPNDVLMALGGITLISGHEHERALASRLIALLLDGLTPGHPADPAATA; encoded by the coding sequence ATGCCCCGCTCACTGCGCGCGGACGCCCGGGCGAACCACGAGCGCCTGCTGGAGGTCGCGGCCCGCGCTTTCGCCCAGGAGGGCACCGAGGCGTCGATGAAGGCGATCGCGGCCGAGGCCGGCGTCGGCATCGGGACGCTCTACCGCCGGTTCCCGACGCGCGAGGACCTCATCGAGGCGACCTACCGCAACGAGACCGACCGGCTGTGCGCCTCGGCGCGCCGGCTGCTGGACGAGGAGGCTCCGCGGGCCGCGCTGCGTGCCTGGATGGAGGCTTTCGTCGACTACATGCTCACCAAGCGGGGCATGGCGGACGCCCTGCCGGTGATCCTCGCCTCCCGCGAAGGCCTGCGGCTGCACAGCCGCGACGCCCTCGGGGTGGCCGTGACGACGCTTCTCGAGGCCGGCATCGCCGCCGGGCAGGTACGCCGGGACGCGGCACCGAACGACGTCCTCATGGCGCTCGGCGGCATCACGCTCATCAGCGGACACGAACACGAGCGCGCACTCGCGTCCCGGCTCATCGCCCTCCTCCTCGACGGCCTCACCCCCGGCCACCCGGCCGATCCGGCGGCCACCGCCTAG
- a CDS encoding SDR family NAD(P)-dependent oxidoreductase: protein MTQLVTTPFGPQSTASEVLAGVDLTGRSAVVTGGAGGLGRETARALASAGAEVTLAARTLETGTAVAREIAAETGNAHTRAARLDLADPESVASFVSDWTGPLHILVDNAGIMATPELRTPAGRELQFATNHLGHFALTVGLHDALAAARGARVAVLSSVGHVNGPVRFDDPDFTAEPYDPWLAYAQSKTANILFAVEAAKRWAADGITVNALNPGRIWGTGLGRHMDAPPASFDPSGKTGVTEKTIAQGAATSVLLAASPLVEGVTGTYFEDCQEAGPFTPGVRRGVADYALDPDNARRLWDLSVRLTSDGR, encoded by the coding sequence ATGACTCAGCTCGTCACCACCCCGTTCGGTCCGCAGTCGACCGCCTCCGAGGTCCTCGCCGGCGTCGACCTCACCGGGCGCAGCGCCGTCGTGACCGGCGGCGCGGGAGGTCTCGGCCGCGAGACCGCCCGCGCGCTCGCCTCGGCCGGCGCCGAGGTCACCCTCGCGGCACGGACTCTGGAGACCGGCACCGCCGTCGCGCGGGAGATCGCCGCGGAGACCGGCAACGCCCACACCCGGGCCGCCCGGCTCGACCTGGCGGACCCGGAGTCCGTCGCGTCCTTCGTGTCCGACTGGACCGGCCCGCTGCACATCCTGGTCGACAACGCCGGCATCATGGCCACCCCTGAACTGCGCACCCCGGCCGGCCGGGAGCTGCAGTTCGCCACCAACCATCTGGGCCACTTCGCCCTGACCGTCGGTCTCCATGACGCCCTCGCCGCCGCCCGCGGCGCCCGGGTGGCGGTGCTCAGCTCGGTCGGGCACGTCAACGGACCGGTCCGTTTCGACGACCCCGACTTCACCGCGGAGCCCTACGACCCCTGGCTGGCCTACGCCCAGTCCAAGACCGCGAACATCCTCTTCGCCGTGGAGGCCGCCAAGCGCTGGGCGGCCGACGGCATCACGGTCAACGCGCTCAACCCCGGACGCATCTGGGGAACGGGGCTCGGCCGCCACATGGACGCCCCGCCCGCCTCGTTCGACCCCTCCGGCAAGACCGGCGTCACGGAGAAGACCATCGCCCAGGGCGCCGCGACATCCGTCCTCCTGGCGGCATCCCCCCTGGTCGAGGGGGTCACCGGCACCTACTTCGAGGACTGCCAGGAAGCCGGCCCCTTCACCCCCGGCGTCCGCCGCGGCGTCGCCGACTACGCCCTCGACCCCGACAACGCCCGCCGCCTCTGGGACCTGTCCGTGCGGCTGACCAGCGACGGCCGGTGA
- a CDS encoding MFS transporter yields the protein MPKTTNETRTGTRPAPGEHRTATIVSSLAVTGITVAVMQTLLIPVLADLPALLATTPADATWLLTATLLASAVSTPVMGRLGDLFGKRRMLLTSLAVMIAGSLLCAFTDDLTTMIAGRALQGFATSAVPLGIGIMRDKLPREKLGTAMALMSSSIGMGSALGLPAAALVAQHADWHLLFFGSAGIGLLSMALTFFLVPESPVRAVGRFDWPGAIGLGAGLVALLLAITKGGVWGWGSATTLGLFALAFVILFLWGMAELRIAAPLVDLRTTARREVLLTNLAAFMLGIAFYVITLVLPQLLQLPTSTGHGLGQSMVVAGLCVAPIGLMMILVTPVYARILATWGPKTAMIIGMIVMVIGYGAGIGLMNAVWQTVAVAVVVGAGIGLAYSSLPALIVRAVDQTQTGAANGMNTLTRSVGTSMSSALTGMVLAHTSQRSGSLIVPSISGFRIAFGIAIGALLGGLLLAGFLPSARAADHAPGARDDQDGPETRDPAPAKEPR from the coding sequence GTGCCGAAGACGACGAATGAGACCCGCACGGGGACCCGCCCGGCCCCCGGAGAGCACCGCACCGCAACGATCGTTTCCAGTCTCGCCGTCACCGGAATCACCGTCGCCGTCATGCAGACGCTGCTGATTCCGGTCCTGGCCGACCTCCCGGCCCTCCTGGCCACCACCCCGGCCGACGCCACCTGGCTTCTGACCGCGACCCTCCTCGCCAGCGCAGTCTCCACACCCGTCATGGGACGCCTCGGCGACCTCTTCGGCAAACGCCGGATGCTGCTCACCAGCCTCGCCGTGATGATCGCGGGTTCACTGCTCTGCGCCTTCACCGACGACCTGACCACCATGATCGCGGGCAGGGCCCTCCAGGGCTTCGCCACCAGCGCCGTTCCCCTCGGTATCGGCATCATGCGCGACAAGCTGCCGCGCGAGAAGCTCGGAACGGCCATGGCACTCATGAGCTCCTCCATCGGCATGGGCAGCGCACTCGGACTGCCCGCCGCGGCCCTGGTCGCCCAACACGCCGACTGGCACCTCCTGTTCTTCGGCTCGGCCGGAATCGGCCTGCTCTCGATGGCGCTCACCTTCTTCCTCGTACCCGAGTCACCGGTACGTGCCGTGGGACGGTTCGACTGGCCGGGCGCGATCGGCCTCGGTGCCGGGCTCGTCGCCCTGCTGCTCGCCATCACGAAGGGCGGTGTCTGGGGCTGGGGTTCGGCGACCACCCTGGGACTCTTCGCCCTCGCGTTCGTCATCCTGTTCCTGTGGGGCATGGCCGAACTCAGGATCGCCGCACCGCTGGTCGACCTGCGGACAACGGCCCGCCGCGAAGTGCTGCTCACCAACCTCGCGGCGTTCATGCTGGGAATCGCGTTCTACGTCATCACGCTCGTCCTGCCTCAACTGCTGCAGCTGCCCACCTCCACCGGACACGGGCTCGGCCAGTCCATGGTCGTAGCCGGTCTGTGCGTGGCGCCGATCGGCCTCATGATGATCCTCGTCACCCCGGTGTACGCCCGCATCCTGGCCACATGGGGGCCCAAGACGGCGATGATCATCGGCATGATCGTCATGGTGATCGGCTACGGCGCGGGCATCGGCCTGATGAACGCCGTCTGGCAGACGGTCGCCGTCGCGGTGGTGGTCGGCGCCGGCATCGGTCTCGCCTACTCCTCGCTCCCGGCCCTCATCGTCAGGGCCGTCGACCAGACCCAGACAGGCGCTGCCAACGGGATGAACACCCTCACCCGGTCCGTCGGCACATCGATGTCCAGCGCCCTCACCGGCATGGTTCTGGCCCACACCTCCCAACGGTCCGGCAGCCTGATCGTGCCCTCCATCAGCGGATTCCGTATCGCGTTCGGCATCGCCATCGGCGCGCTGCTCGGCGGCCTGCTCCTGGCGGGGTTCCTGCCCTCAGCGCGGGCGGCGGACCACGCGCCCGGGGCCCGGGACGACCAGGACGGCCCGGAAACGCGCGATCCGGCACCGGCCAAAGAACCGCGCTGA
- a CDS encoding nuclear transport factor 2 family protein — protein sequence MHDRFDIQDVLSRYVRATDERDVTALAGLFAEGGVFRFFSRSGTGRYRPIGKSFTGPKEIRDFVASWPPLPERVYLHHLTTDHMIEVDGDEAIMNAQFMVVPAVAAAEPEGGWPQELRGVQGSATPTMIGIYDAHLSRIDGAWKLTRFDVLHSLPDPGN from the coding sequence ATGCACGACAGATTCGACATTCAGGACGTCCTTTCCCGGTACGTCCGTGCCACCGACGAGCGAGACGTCACAGCACTCGCCGGACTGTTCGCCGAAGGCGGTGTGTTCCGCTTCTTCAGTCGCTCCGGTACGGGGAGATACCGGCCCATCGGAAAGTCGTTCACCGGCCCGAAGGAGATCAGGGACTTCGTCGCGAGCTGGCCCCCGCTCCCGGAGCGGGTGTACCTCCATCACCTGACCACCGACCACATGATCGAGGTCGACGGCGACGAGGCGATCATGAACGCGCAGTTCATGGTGGTACCCGCGGTCGCCGCGGCGGAGCCCGAGGGCGGCTGGCCGCAGGAGCTTCGCGGAGTGCAGGGAAGCGCCACGCCGACCATGATCGGCATCTACGACGCACACCTCAGCAGGATCGACGGGGCCTGGAAGCTCACCCGCTTCGACGTCCTGCACAGCCTGCCGGACCCCGGGAACTGA
- a CDS encoding homogentisate 1,2-dioxygenase — protein sequence MAVSTGHEGTSEARKIAEGLTYLHGFGNLHSSEALPGALPVGNNAPQRPPYGLYTEQISGSAFTEPRASNRHSWMYRIRPSAQHKAFRRIEGGTFRGISDARIEMNRSYWSPLPDPAPGTDFVTGMWTLGGNGDPAARTGMAIHLYAANTSMTDKVFSNSDGELLITPQVGELLVRTEFGLLHVKPGDVALIPRGVRFRVELLDAAARGYVAENFGRPVIIPELGPLGANGMANPQHFRAPVAAYEDIERPVEVVVKYSGELWSSVYDHSPLDVVAWHGSHVPYVYDLYSFQNVGTLTHDHTDPSIYTILTSPTDTPGVPNLDFLAPTGRWEVSEDSFRPAYYHRNISTEFYGVIEAPETGPTSMYGEPGASSLQNMMTPHGVVPEMDRAATTMQLGPQRLNWGLMVVWESRDPFRLTRQALDSPRRHQDFDALWQGYERRFTA from the coding sequence ATGGCCGTCTCCACGGGCCACGAGGGCACGAGCGAAGCGCGCAAGATCGCCGAAGGGCTGACGTACCTGCACGGCTTCGGCAACCTGCACTCCAGCGAGGCCCTGCCCGGCGCCCTGCCGGTCGGCAACAACGCTCCCCAGCGTCCGCCGTACGGGCTCTACACCGAGCAGATCAGCGGCAGCGCCTTCACCGAGCCGCGAGCCAGCAACCGCCACTCGTGGATGTACCGCATCCGTCCCTCCGCCCAGCACAAGGCGTTCCGCCGGATCGAGGGGGGAACCTTCCGCGGCATCTCGGACGCCCGGATCGAGATGAACCGCTCCTACTGGAGCCCCCTGCCCGACCCGGCGCCCGGGACCGACTTCGTCACCGGCATGTGGACACTCGGCGGCAACGGCGACCCGGCCGCGCGCACCGGCATGGCCATCCATCTGTATGCCGCCAACACCTCCATGACGGACAAGGTGTTCAGCAACTCCGACGGCGAACTGCTGATCACCCCGCAGGTGGGCGAGCTGCTGGTGCGCACCGAGTTCGGGCTGCTGCACGTCAAGCCCGGAGACGTCGCGCTGATCCCGCGCGGCGTGCGCTTCCGGGTGGAACTGCTGGACGCGGCCGCGCGCGGCTACGTCGCCGAGAACTTCGGCCGGCCGGTGATCATCCCCGAACTCGGCCCCCTCGGTGCCAACGGCATGGCCAACCCCCAGCACTTCCGCGCCCCGGTCGCCGCCTACGAGGACATCGAGCGACCGGTCGAGGTGGTCGTCAAGTACAGCGGAGAGCTGTGGAGTTCGGTGTACGACCACTCACCGCTGGACGTCGTGGCCTGGCACGGCAGCCACGTGCCGTACGTCTACGACCTCTACTCCTTCCAGAACGTCGGCACCCTCACCCACGACCACACCGACCCGTCGATCTACACGATCCTCACCTCGCCGACCGACACCCCCGGCGTGCCCAACCTCGACTTCCTAGCCCCCACCGGGCGTTGGGAGGTGTCCGAGGACAGCTTCCGGCCGGCCTACTACCACCGCAACATCAGTACCGAGTTCTACGGCGTGATCGAGGCCCCGGAGACCGGCCCGACCAGCATGTACGGCGAGCCGGGAGCCAGCTCCCTGCAGAACATGATGACGCCGCACGGTGTCGTCCCGGAGATGGACCGCGCCGCCACCACCATGCAGCTCGGTCCCCAGCGGCTCAACTGGGGCCTCATGGTCGTCTGGGAGTCGCGGGACCCGTTCAGGCTCACCCGCCAGGCCCTCGACTCGCCGCGCCGCCACCAGGACTTCGACGCCCTCTGGCAGGGCTACGAGCGCCGTTTCACGGCCTGA
- a CDS encoding TetR/AcrR family transcriptional regulator, giving the protein MTGRDTPTDRTVPAASETRDRIRDAAVAAFAERGYDGVGLREIARRAGVDPRLVGHYFGSKEGLFTQALEFTMDMPFTDIRESTVAFLASPPGRSMDGLLMTIRSTSSPEAVQIMRELIELRFEEGLAEGLTGERRRERAALIMSVNIGFLLMRDVLGVGALNGDAGDLDPYLGAALESLVDGSPAVDRPELPT; this is encoded by the coding sequence ATGACTGGACGCGACACCCCGACCGACCGGACGGTCCCCGCCGCGAGCGAGACCCGCGACCGGATCCGCGACGCCGCGGTCGCTGCCTTCGCGGAACGCGGCTACGACGGCGTGGGCCTGCGCGAGATCGCCAGAAGGGCCGGCGTCGACCCCCGACTCGTCGGCCACTACTTCGGCTCCAAGGAGGGCCTCTTCACCCAAGCCCTCGAATTCACCATGGACATGCCGTTTACGGACATCAGGGAGTCGACCGTCGCGTTCCTCGCCTCGCCACCCGGGCGCAGCATGGACGGCCTGCTCATGACGATCCGCTCGACGTCCAGCCCGGAGGCCGTGCAGATCATGAGGGAATTGATCGAGCTGAGGTTCGAGGAGGGCCTGGCCGAAGGACTGACGGGAGAGCGGCGCCGTGAGCGGGCCGCGCTGATCATGTCCGTGAACATCGGCTTCCTGCTCATGCGGGATGTTCTCGGCGTCGGCGCCCTCAACGGTGACGCGGGAGACCTCGATCCGTATCTCGGGGCCGCCCTGGAGAGCCTTGTCGACGGCTCACCCGCCGTCGACCGCCCTGAGCTGCCGACATGA
- a CDS encoding TetR/AcrR family transcriptional regulator has protein sequence MSHPTPTASGTPARPLRRDAQRNRDAIVAAARTAFSEQGLDASLEGIAREAGVAIGTLYRHFPTRLALVETLFDAKYTELLTTAEHAAAMDDAWQGFTRYLEKLCELQACDRAFNGLVSARLPLHAAGRERYERAKQLCTQIMHNAQRQGVLRDDVTPQDIAFVIWSQAGIIQATRTVAPQAWRRHLHLMLDAFRPQGAHPLPAPPLTTEQVDQTLTTLECTDEGCREAS, from the coding sequence ATGAGCCACCCCACCCCCACCGCGAGCGGCACCCCCGCCAGACCACTGCGCCGCGACGCGCAGCGCAACAGGGACGCCATCGTGGCCGCCGCCCGCACCGCCTTCTCCGAACAAGGCCTCGACGCCTCCCTCGAAGGCATCGCCCGCGAGGCCGGAGTCGCCATCGGCACCCTCTACCGCCACTTCCCCACCCGCCTCGCCCTCGTCGAGACCCTCTTCGACGCCAAATACACCGAACTCCTCACCACCGCCGAACACGCCGCCGCCATGGACGACGCCTGGCAAGGATTCACCCGCTACCTGGAAAAACTCTGCGAACTACAGGCCTGCGACCGCGCCTTCAACGGCCTCGTCTCCGCCCGCCTGCCCCTGCACGCCGCCGGCCGCGAACGATACGAACGCGCCAAACAGCTCTGCACCCAGATCATGCACAACGCCCAGCGACAAGGCGTCCTCCGCGACGACGTCACCCCCCAGGACATCGCCTTCGTCATCTGGTCCCAAGCCGGCATCATCCAAGCCACCCGCACCGTCGCCCCCCAAGCCTGGCGACGCCACCTCCACCTCATGCTCGACGCCTTCCGCCCCCAAGGCGCCCACCCCCTCCCCGCACCCCCACTCACCACCGAACAAGTCGACCAGACCCTCACCACCCTCGAATGCACCGACGAAGGCTGCCGCGAGGCCTCCTGA
- a CDS encoding thioredoxin family protein has protein sequence MAKRVHQPREDAEFDFILKMSAVPVLAYFIGTWPKAIEPCRAMDPVVSGIADEYTGRLTAVRADMTRCPSATKRYEITAAPCCVLLKKGEAVARITGTMTPAEVRQLLDGHL, from the coding sequence ATGGCGAAGCGGGTTCACCAACCGCGTGAGGACGCGGAGTTCGACTTCATCCTCAAGATGAGCGCGGTCCCGGTCCTCGCGTACTTCATCGGGACCTGGCCCAAGGCGATCGAACCCTGTCGGGCGATGGACCCCGTCGTGAGTGGCATCGCCGACGAGTACACCGGCCGCCTCACGGCGGTCCGCGCCGACATGACGCGCTGTCCGTCCGCGACCAAGCGGTACGAGATCACCGCGGCTCCGTGCTGCGTCCTGCTGAAGAAGGGAGAGGCAGTGGCGCGCATCACGGGGACCATGACCCCGGCCGAGGTACGACAGCTCCTGGACGGCCACCTCTGA